CACACCAGCCCAGCCAACCCTCAGGGTCAAGCAGCAGAACAACGTTGCAGCCTGTAACAGGGCGAGTTGAGAAGATAACACAAGACCTGAAAATGCAGGAAGGGATGTAGCTCCAAGCTGCTTTGCAGTTCATTAGCTGTCTTTTGCAAAGGACTGAAATGGGGAGACCACAGCCAGCATTCAGTAACTGGAAATACATTCATTTCAGGGATTATAATATTGCCCTACTGATCCATCTTTAGCTAAACTTTCTTACCATACTCCTTTGCacctttcatgttttcttctggcTTTTCACATGCAAAATGCCCAGTGCAGACATTTAATGAAACAAGGCTTCGTTTGAAACTGTGCCTGCACTAGTTCCTATATAAAAGTTTCACTACTACAACCCTGCTAAGTATTGATGTTCTCAGTGCAGGCACAGGAGGACAACAGTGTGGCTGAGGCAGAAATGAAACACCAGGActagccacagcagcagcaagaggaaagagcagaaacgGCCAGTAAGTGGGTAGGGAGAATGGAATACCAGAAAGCTTTAGAGAAGGGTAAGAGAGTAGAGAGATTacacaccaaccctaacccacCTCAGGAGCAGACAGAATTTGGAGTGGTCACTTGCTCAGGGCAAGGATGATGTAAGAGTGACTGGAAACACCAATGTGCGTGCACATATGCTTAGTGTTACCTATTCAGAAGTGAAACAGGACTTGTCACTGTGAGTATGTCTGGCTGGCAGGGAGTACCTGTGCAAGGTGATGAAGTGCATCTTGGGGCTCTTTAGTACACTGAGCCCCTTCAACTGCCTCATGTACAACTGGATCCAAAACCTTGTCTCCCCAAAAAGACCTGCTGGAACACATCAGGAAAAGGCAGAATCACTTCAGTGGTACAGAAGCAAAACAACACAATTATAAATTCCAAGAGTGAGAGAATGCTGTGCTCCAAAAACACCGCAACCCCAGCCTCCCACACTCTTTACAAGATTCTTGTCTAACCCACCGGATTTCACGACCTTCGCATCCATGACCTTCTTACTGCTGGTCCCATCCCCTTTTCACTTGCAGTGAAGGCCCACAGGGCAACGACGAGACAAAATCAGCTCAGCCACATCAGCCCCGCCAGCCATGCAGGTGAAGGCAACAGTCTGACCCAGCTTTGCTAAGCCACAGAGGGTCTGGGTACCTAACCCAAAGCATAGCACGTCAGCCATAGCTAGTGCGTTTTTGTGTGAGGTCACCATGAAGAAGAGAAACGCCTACCCTGAAACAGCTGCAATACTActttgaaaatgctgtaatACAGAAGATCTTCCTGCTGGTAACAAACATGGAACGATTTACACACATAATGTAAAAAGCACGAAAACAACTGAGCACAACCACCATTTTAGAGAAATGCCTGGGTCTGGGAGTGATTGCAAGCACAAAAAGAGTGGATTTGGATGGAAAATTAAATGCTATTTTGGCTCTCCTACAACCTTGCTGGCCACATGGTCTACGAAGATTCCTTATTGCAACTGCAATTTGGTTACCACTACAACAGTTTCAGGCTTccaagcagcagcctgctggagctgctgaggttaaagacatatttcttttttttttttaagatatatgAATGATCATTAAACAGGATTGCTAAAGAAGCAAACTGTCAAAgttgtttcatttatttcttaatatcACAGCTGTACAATCTTCATACATACAGCAGGAAATGCACATTGGTTACACAATGGCATTTGGCTGCATTTCCAAGTATAGTACAGTAAGTGCAACTCCACTTTAAAATGTACATTTATACAACTTAAACAAATTAAGGATTGCTACACTACTATCTGTGACAGTATAAAGCTTCATTTATGTGAAGTCTCATTACTAAACCACTTCCTGGttaaatataaaacatattCAATCATTTTAAAATGGCCCTTGTGGTATTTGGCCAgcatataaaatatttgttgTGTAAAATTTAACCATtaacttgtatttttttaaaaaataatcctcTATGCCTATTTAAACTCTTGCTATTGAACTGTTTTACTGACACTTTGTAGCAGGAACCAAATTTTACCCTCCTTTTTGCTCTCACACTGCTTATCACTGAAAGaagttatatttttaatgtattgcaGCTTTATTCAGACACAACCAGATTGCTAAACTGTTTAACAATTTTGGCCAAAaggtaaataatattttttatcaaagaaaacaaaattacattCCAGAGATATTTGTCATCAAAAGTTTAATGGGCAGAGTGCTACcagcactgaaagaaaagagaaacaaaaagagtATTAATTTATCTTTTAAGACCCATCCACATATTCAGTTTAAACTCTTTTAACTTTACTTTTGGAATACATTGGTCCACAGACCACATTCTTGTTACAGTTCaccaaatgaaaaccaaaattgCTTATTGCCGTCCCTGTAACAGGAATGGTTCAGTTTTAAACctcctttaaaaatatacattttacaATCCTTTCACCTCAACAAAGGTGACAATGACAATAAATACACTGTTTTGGTGGTTCTGGTTTTATTCACTTTGAAAAGTCTACAAACTACCTGTTGTATGCCCTTTCTTTTTTAGACTTCTCCAATGCCTTGTCCATAGTTTTCTCGTTTTCTCCTCTACATTTGGGGCAGTACCATTTGCCCTTTGGTTTGTGATTGAGTCCCACACAAGAAAAGTGAAACCACTCGATGGGGCACTCATCATTATCGCATCCTATCATTTCTCCATAGGAGACTTGGTTGCACAAGCAATATGTTGGCTCATTAGGGTCAATAGGAAGGTCAGGGGGAGAagcttctctctctgcttttgcCTTAGATCGTTTCTTCTTCTTGGAcgtctttgctttcttctccttaGGAGTTCCTGAAGTGATGTCATCATGATCATGATTATTTGAGGCATTTTCTCGATTCTCGTTGTTCCTTTGCCTCCTCGACCTCTTGTTGTTGGGCTTTTCAGCCTGCGCGATTGTCTCATTCTTCGACTTATCTTGGCTGGCTTTTCCGCTGTTTCCAGTAGTGTCATTAGTCTCTTGACAAGTCTCAAACAGTTCCACGTGGCTGTCCACTTGCCTTGTTCTGTTCTCAACGAGCTCCACCATCTGACTGACGATTTGGATCTTTTCATCCCCCAGTTCCTGACTCCGAATCAAGGCTCTCTGGATGCAGTGCAACATTCTCCTCTTCTGCACGGCATCCGTCTCTCGTTTAAATTTTTCATAGTAATCATCCAGGTCCTTCAGAATCTctgcaaggaagaaataaaaactgtaagtattttcaacagaaataatGGCAAGACAAAGCCTTCCCGTATTTTTCCTTCCATGCAGCAACACCTTTTCGAAACGCACAAAGATTCCCTGAAGCTGATATCTGACAAGTGGCTGATGACTCCAGTGGGTTACGTTTGTCTGGTCAGTCCTGCAGGAATAGGACGCAAATGCtgatttagagaaaaaaaaaaaatagtgactAAATACCATTTTATACACACTGACAATTCTTTCCTTCCAActtaacagtaataaaaaataactaaTTAAAATATGCACATATACCCCCCACAGAAAGTTCCAACATTAACTGTAACATTAGAGGGGAAATTAattgattggggtttttttccctggatgTTTTCTGTATAATAACATTAACATTTTTAGTGAATGACTGAGAGTGGgagtaaaagaaagcaagcacaaaCCAGTGTAGAATCAGATGCTGTGTTACTTAACAATCACTATCACACTTGACAGCTGatacaaaaaaaatcctctaaATACATGGGGCTGAAGGCTAAGCTATGGCAAGTTTCACATAAACTGCTGAGTTGCTGAAAAAGTGAGGCCACTTAAATCCCCAGGACTACAGAATTAGGATCGGAATATCCAAGATATCTATGTGATTTCCTCCTTACACTTTCTGTAGAATACCTGTTGCTTACTTTTACAATACAGATATTCAATCTTCATTACATATTtactgcagagaaggaaatgttAGAAGATACCATTGAACATGATATGCAACAATTGGAGCAGCTAGAGCTTCCAGCTTAAAATACTAAACATTGAAATACTAAACATTATTATActaaacattaaaaacattaaaatactaAAACATTGAAAATATGGTAGATCTTGAATTGCACCTCAAGGATTGTTCCAATGTTGTTTACATGAAAGAATAGTATTCAAAAGTGTTTCAAGTTTCAAGAATGTTTCTAGAAACCTATTTTTAAGCAGATGTTTTTGAGTTTCACTACAACACTTAAATCAACTCAAACATACAGGACACTCagcatagaaccatagaatcatagaatagttagggttggaaaggacctcaagatcatctagttccaacccccccgccatgggcagggacacctcacactaaaccatcccacccaaggcttcgtccaacctggccttgaacactgccagggatggagcactcacatcTCCATATTAAGTCCTTAAAATCATGTAGGATGTTTTTGCTGCAtctcctttctttgctttgtttccgTTTCTCACAGGTTAGAACATTCTGCCCTAGAGAAGCAAAATACATCAATGTATAAAATCTAACCTCAATTCACTTTGCAGAAGCCAAGATCTCTTACACATGCAAATGGCATTACCACaacttttttaaacatttttttctaagagaATGTGATACATATGCAACTAATGGTCTTCCTGTGATTTAGGTTTTGTCTTGCCCAACCAGATTTTTTGAACACATGTGTTCCTAATTTCTAGTGAAGACATGAAAAGTTTATGCCAAGTTTTACTTCAGCTTTTAGAGCTGCAGCCTATGCTTATCACATCAGTAAACACAACCTGTCGGCTAGTACTGCAAAATTACCTATCTGACCAACTTCAGTATTCCAATACGTTATTAAATACCTTAATcaaaattttttttctaattacaaGAAAACcctccagaaaacaaaacaaaacaaaaaaaagccaccaaaaaaaagaaccccaagTGTACAGATTAAGCATTGAGAAAGACTAAAAATCTAGAGTTAATTATTTTCAAGGGCTGAAATGCAAGTTTTGTGTTCTAAACTTTGGCACATAACTGATGTCACCGGTTTAACCCATCTGAATACGGGAGGCAGGTATCTTTCATAAAGAATACTCTCTCAATACCACTAAACAACTAATGACTTCAGTTAAGGGTTATGAAAACTTCAGCTCTAGTATTACATATACACCACAGCACCTCCTATTACGCAGGAGAAACAGTTAACTGCAACGATTTTGACTTCTGCAGAGCCTTGCGAGCACATTCCTCGGCGCTGACACGTTCAGTATGTAAGATGCGGTGCGGGATGTGCCTGCTCACAAACGCGGGCAAACCGAAAGGGATGCCTAGCACCACTGTCAGAAACACGTTACTCAAGCTATAAAGAAAAGGATCGACAGCTGTTTACTACAGCTTGAAGGGGGAGGACTGCATCACCGCCCCTCTCACAGGCAGGCTCGCCTTAAGACGCCAGCCCAGGGGAAACCGCCTTTATAGGAGACCCAAAAAGCCTCTTTCTCCCGGCGTGCTGAAAAACAAGGAGCAGCGAGGGGAGTTTAGCGTGATCTGCGTGTTACGCAATTGTTCCCTAGCTGTGCACGCACACCCCCAACACCGCAAACGCCATTAAACCGATAAAACCAGACGGTGCCGCACGTCGCGAAAGCTTTATTCCCGGACAGCTCCCTCACCGGGGCTGGGACCCCACCACAACGGCCGCAAGCGTACTGAGCGGCCAGAATGGGGCAGCCGAGGGGCCAGCGGAGGCCCGACGCACCCCCGCGGGCAGGAGAGACGGAAGCCATGAAGTGACGCCAGCCCTctgccgccgcctcccggccgGCTGCAAACTCCCCTCAGCAGTCTCCCCCGCCGGGCATACGGCTTACGGGACACGGGAGGCAGCGGCCACCCCCGAGCtgggccgggcccggccccctccccgcccccctGCAACCCGCGTGCTCGGACGCCCGGAGAAGAGAGGGCGCCAGGCGCCACCATTACGGCGCGGCAGGCCTTAACGGTCCTAATGCAGGGCAGCCGGCGGGCGCCCCGCCGGGACACTGCCGCAGCCCACCGGGCCAGGGTAGCCGCCGCCTTCTCCTAGCAACCAGCACGGCGGCCCCGCCCCGGAAATGACGGTGCAGCTATTGTTCTCCGGCAGGAAACCGGCCGCGCGTTCCCCCGGCTGGCAGCATAGCACAGAGCCAGGGGAAGCGGGGGAGGAGACGGCGGGCGGCGGCCAATCAGAGCCGCCGCCGGGGAGAGCCCGCCCCTCCTAGCTCGGTGTTCCCAATCGGAGGCAGAAAGACCGAGAAGAACCCCAAACAGCCAATCAGAACCGGCAGAGCGAGCTTGCGCCCGCCCCCTCTAGCGCCGCAACGCCACTCAGAAGCAAGGGGAGGCGGGAGGAGCGGCGCCCCCGCTCCGCGGCACACGTCAGTCACGTTCCCAACGCCCAAGGTTGGCCTGCCCGCTGCAGCCGCCCCAGCCAATCAGAacgcgcggggcggggcgggccgaGCTATTCAAATCAACCCCACAGAAAAGTTGCCTCTCCGAACGTCACGCGGAGGCGGGGCGCAAAGGCGGAACAGCCCGTCCGAGGACCAATGGGCGTGAGGGGAGGGGCCGAGGCCGGCGGGTGGGAGGCTCCTCGCCAATCAGCTCCGCCGGGGGCGGGGCGCGCCGCGCTATGCTAAAGAGGGGCGTTGATAAAAGCCGCAGCGACGCCGCTTCCCCTGTAAAGCGCGGAGGTGCCCGCTGCCGGTGGCGGCGTGCTCCTTTGCAGCGCTAGAACTGCGCTGCTCGCCCTGCCCTCTCCTCATCCCTGCCCCGCCAGCTCTAGCCCCCCGGGAAGTTACCGACGGCCCCCTCCCCCGGTAGCTGCCGGGCTACCCATCGAGCGGCCAGTGGAAAGGACAGGACTCGCAGCCCCCCGCCCGCCCTTAAGGCCACATGCAGGGTGGCGCGCAGGCCGGGGGAGAAGGGGTCCTCCCCGCCTGGCACCCCGGCTGTCACCGCTGCCGGCGGCATCGAGTAcagcccttcccctccccttccagAGCGGACACCGGCAAGCGACAGAGCTGCCCCGAGCCCCGCACAAACCGGCTTCCCCTTGCCTCCCTCCGCCCGTGGGGCACAGGGACGGCGTGCCCCGAGTGCCGGCAGcgcgggaggggagggaggaaggaagggaaggggcagTTCAGCCTCCACCACATCCGTACAGCCGCTGTGTCCCCCCCGCACAGCACACGGCAGTCCCGTGTTCCCCCCGCCCCACGGAGCGGGGCTGTTTCGCGGGGTGAAACGAAAGACACCGAGGAGGGAGCGAAGAAAGCGCACCCTGCCCCCCACTCTCGCCTAACccccctctcctctctccttccctccctctttccttccctccctccctcactAGCTGCCTCTCTCCCCTACTACAGCCATAATGAATACTGTACATTCCTAAATGTTGTGCTGTAATCTCTCCCTCTCTGTCCACCCAGCACTTTCTTCCGTACCCCGAAACCCTTCCACCTCAGCCCCGCGGCCGGGGACGGCCCCCCTTTGTGCACCGCACACCCCACTTCCCTGCCCCCGCCTTCTTGGCCGGCAATttacacagaaaagcagagtcCTTGCTTAATAAGAGAAGCTGGAGACCTTTTGTTCCGCCCCATGACAAGAGCTAACGCTGCAGATCAGCCCCTCTCCCTCCTCGGATCTCTCCTCCCGgctttctccctcctttcaCCTCCCAAAAATAAAACTACCATCCCTGTGGGGTGTAGAGGGGCAAGCGGAGCCGAGGCTcagctctgaagaaaagaaagggaaagacaccctcccccccccctccccgagcCCCACACCACACACACGGACACACAGAGAAAGCACTTACCTTGATATTTGGCGTCAATTTCCCTCATCAAGGAGACATTTCTCTGCAGATCGAAGGGCATAGACTCGATGGAGTCCAGATAATCCTCCACATAGTTCACTAGGTGAAGCTGGTCTCCGTTTGCAGGACTCAACATTTTCATCCGgcaaaggggaggaaaaaaaaaaaccttcttccCCACACCTCTCTGTCCGTGTCCGTGTGAGAGCAAGTGCTGCTCCCTCCACAGCCGGTAACCCCGCTGAACGGCTCACTCCCTGCCCACCTCTCTCTGTAGCTCCCCCAAAAAACCGAGGGAAGCTACATCTGACTCCTCTTGTGCGAaacagagggagagagagagacacacacacacacaccctccgCTAGTCCCctacagccagcagcagctgattGAATGGCTGTCGTTGTGGGTAATTCACGAAGGAGGTGGTAGGAACAATCAGAGggatttctgtgtgtgtgtgtgaaggggggggggggggggggggggggggaaggaggaggagaaaggagaggggCTTAAACCAGCTCCTCCGAAACAATCTGGAAACAAAATGTGCTCTGCAAAGTGTCTGTCAGGAGCGGCGGCAGCCCCTCTGCATGCGCCAGCGCCGCTCTGCTCCGCTTCTCCTCCGCTCCCCCCTTTCCCCGCTCTCCTCctcaccgccgccgccgctgctcccCGGCGGTATTAACGCAGCACTCCTCGCTCCTATACGCCGCACTTGATCCAACGTGGAAAACCCAAATACCAGTTTCAAACACTTGGGAAACATTCAGCCCCGCCACGCACGGCGCATGCGCACCCCTCCCAGCgctgtatacacacacacacacacacacacactcacacactgAGGCACACTCACCGCGCACACGGACACACATACAGATACACCCCATCCCCCTCCCGGAACCGCGGCGGGGCCAGCACTCCTCTGCATATTCATCGTCCCTCCTCCCCTTACTCACGTTTGGGGAGGGAAGGCGGCGGGGATGCGGTCGTAGcgaggggagcagggagggaggaagccCCAGCGGCCAGCAGCCCGGccggggaggggaggagggaaggaggcagggagggaggcgGAGGCTCCGGTGAAGTTTCGCGGACGCTCTGAGTGAAGAGAGCGGCCGGCGGGTAAGCTGAGGGGGAGCGCGGGGCCAGGCTGGCGGGGCAAGTTGGATGCTTTTGCGGTTGGGCACAGACTTTGGAGGAACCTCTCGCCTTTCCACACACAGGAGCCATTCCCAGGGCTCCCCCGGGAGGGAAGGGCGGCGGGGTAGCACCGGTAACTGTGCGACGCCACGGCGCTCTCTGCGCCGCCGGACGCTGGGCTGAAACGCAGCCTCCCTCCTCAGCAG
This Lathamus discolor isolate bLatDis1 chromosome 4, bLatDis1.hap1, whole genome shotgun sequence DNA region includes the following protein-coding sequences:
- the ING1 gene encoding inhibitor of growth protein 1 isoform X2: MKMLSPANGDQLHLVNYVEDYLDSIESMPFDLQRNVSLMREIDAKYQEILKDLDDYYEKFKRETDAVQKRRMLHCIQRALIRSQELGDEKIQIVSQMVELVENRTRQVDSHVELFETCQETNDTTGNSGKASQDKSKNETIAQAEKPNNKRSRRQRNNENRENASNNHDHDDITSGTPKEKKAKTSKKKKRSKAKAEREASPPDLPIDPNEPTYCLCNQVSYGEMIGCDNDECPIEWFHFSCVGLNHKPKGKWYCPKCRGENEKTMDKALEKSKKERAYNR
- the ING1 gene encoding inhibitor of growth protein 1 isoform X1 is translated as MLHCIQRALIRSQELGDEKIQIVSQMVELVENRTRQVDSHVELFETCQETNDTTGNSGKASQDKSKNETIAQAEKPNNKRSRRQRNNENRENASNNHDHDDITSGTPKEKKAKTSKKKKRSKAKAEREASPPDLPIDPNEPTYCLCNQVSYGEMIGCDNDECPIEWFHFSCVGLNHKPKGKWYCPKCRGENEKTMDKALEKSKKERAYNR